A portion of the Rubeoparvulum massiliense genome contains these proteins:
- the mtaB gene encoding tRNA (N(6)-L-threonylcarbamoyladenosine(37)-C(2))-methylthiotransferase MtaB — protein sequence MNRVAFHTLGCKVNFYETEAMWNLFQQHDYEKVDFEEDADVYVINTCTVTNTGDKKSRQVIRRAIRRNPDAVIVVTGCYAQTSSAEVLKIPGVDIVIGTQGRENLLQYVEEFRQQRKPINAVSNIMKTKEFEELDVPQFTDRTRASLKIQEGCNNFCTFCIIPWARGLLRSRQPERVIEQAQQLVAAGYKEIVLTGIHTGGYGEDLADYSLARLLRDLDQVEGLARIRISSIEASQIDDEVIQILHDSPKMCRHLHIPLQAGDDEVLKRMRRKYTLEEYREKIHRIREALPGVAITTDVIVGFPGETEEQFNNGYRFMEEIAYAEMHVFPYSKRNGTPAARMPDQIPEEVKHERVQRLIQLSNRLRADYIAQWQGEVLEVIPERPWKEAPEDGLLVGHADNYVQVVFPGDESLIGHLCRVKIEKAEEEHAIGNLARILV from the coding sequence ATGAATCGTGTAGCATTCCATACACTGGGCTGTAAGGTCAATTTTTATGAGACAGAGGCCATGTGGAATCTCTTTCAGCAGCATGATTATGAGAAGGTGGATTTTGAAGAGGATGCCGATGTGTATGTCATCAACACATGTACGGTAACCAATACAGGGGATAAGAAAAGTCGCCAGGTCATCCGCCGGGCCATTCGTCGGAATCCCGATGCAGTCATCGTAGTGACCGGTTGTTATGCCCAAACCTCATCAGCAGAGGTACTGAAGATTCCTGGTGTAGATATCGTTATCGGTACACAAGGGCGAGAGAATCTTCTCCAGTATGTGGAGGAATTCCGTCAACAGCGCAAGCCTATTAATGCAGTCTCCAATATTATGAAAACGAAAGAATTTGAGGAGCTAGATGTTCCACAATTTACAGATCGAACAAGGGCCTCACTAAAAATTCAAGAGGGCTGTAATAATTTTTGTACGTTCTGTATTATTCCGTGGGCACGAGGTCTACTCCGTAGTCGTCAGCCTGAACGTGTCATTGAACAAGCTCAGCAGCTGGTTGCAGCAGGGTATAAAGAGATTGTCCTCACTGGAATTCATACGGGAGGTTATGGTGAGGATCTAGCGGATTACTCCCTAGCCCGTCTACTCCGGGATCTCGATCAGGTGGAGGGCTTAGCGCGGATTCGGATCAGCTCCATTGAAGCCTCACAGATTGATGACGAGGTGATTCAGATTCTCCATGACTCACCGAAGATGTGTCGTCATCTCCATATTCCTCTCCAAGCAGGGGATGATGAGGTGTTAAAACGGATGCGTCGCAAATATACCCTAGAAGAGTACAGAGAAAAGATTCATCGAATTCGTGAAGCTTTACCCGGTGTCGCCATTACTACTGATGTGATCGTTGGTTTTCCTGGAGAGACAGAAGAACAGTTTAATAATGGCTATCGCTTTATGGAAGAGATCGCTTATGCCGAGATGCATGTCTTCCCTTACAGCAAACGAAATGGGACGCCAGCAGCGCGTATGCCTGATCAGATTCCAGAAGAGGTAAAGCATGAACGGGTTCAACGTTTAATTCAGCTTTCTAATCGCTTACGGGCAGATTATATTGCCCAATGGCAAGGAGAGGTACTGGAAGTGATTCCAGAGCGTCCGTGGAAAGAGGCACCCGAAGATGGATTATTGGTGGGACATGCGGACAACTATGTGCAGGTTGTTTTCCCTGGCGATGAGTCGTTAATCGGTCATCTCTGTCGTGTGAAAATAGAGAAAGCAGAAGAGGAACATGCAATAGGGAATCTCGCACGTATCCTAGTTTGA
- a CDS encoding 16S rRNA (uracil(1498)-N(3))-methyltransferase: protein MQRYFTPVEQIDGKAAQILGDDVHHLLRVMRAQVGDEIILSDGRGKAYRASIHEISSNQVNCTIEEELQHQSEMPVQITLAQSMPKGEKWDWILQKCTELGVHAFLPFISERTIVKLDNQKEGKRRERWERIIKEAAEQSHRNYLPRLHPLHQWKELLQAASQYDLVLMAYEGEEEYQFAQALRSKAELHSILIIIGPEGGFASHEVQEAINHGVSIVTLGPRILRTETAGLYALSCCSYHFEQNGGSER, encoded by the coding sequence ATGCAACGATATTTCACTCCAGTTGAGCAAATTGATGGGAAAGCAGCGCAAATCCTTGGTGATGACGTCCATCATCTTCTCCGTGTGATGAGAGCACAGGTTGGTGACGAAATCATTCTATCTGATGGTAGAGGAAAGGCTTACCGTGCTTCGATTCATGAGATATCCAGTAATCAGGTGAATTGCACCATTGAAGAAGAGCTCCAACATCAATCTGAGATGCCTGTACAGATCACCTTAGCACAGAGCATGCCCAAGGGTGAGAAATGGGATTGGATCCTTCAGAAGTGTACGGAGTTAGGGGTGCATGCCTTTCTGCCTTTCATATCTGAACGCACCATTGTGAAGTTAGACAATCAGAAGGAAGGGAAACGAAGAGAGCGTTGGGAGCGCATTATTAAGGAAGCAGCAGAACAATCCCATCGTAACTATCTACCCAGACTCCATCCTCTGCATCAGTGGAAGGAGCTCCTACAAGCTGCTTCACAGTATGATCTTGTGCTTATGGCTTATGAGGGAGAGGAAGAGTATCAATTTGCCCAAGCTTTACGATCAAAGGCTGAGCTTCACTCCATTTTGATTATCATCGGACCAGAGGGAGGCTTTGCATCTCATGAGGTGCAAGAGGCCATCAACCATGGGGTCTCCATCGTCACATTGGGTCCACGGATATTACGAACAGAGACAGCAGGGCTCTATGCTCTCTCCTGTTGCTCCTATCATTTTGAACAGAACGGAGGAAGCGAACGATGA
- the prmA gene encoding 50S ribosomal protein L11 methyltransferase, which translates to MSYAEVRVLTKEESVEAICNILHETGANGVVIEDPEVLNRTWESTYGEIYDLSPADYPVEGVLVKGYFDVQPELEEMVKGIRQDILQLSEYGLDIGSGEVSWAILQDEDWTAGWKQHYQPVHVTSYLTISPSWIDYEQAEGEQVISLDPGMAFGTGTHPTTTLTIQALASYMKPGVKIYDVGCGTGILSIAAVKLGAQHVDALDLDDIAVQSTIANCELNHVSHAVHVNQNNLLDGYSEPVDLIMANLLADIILRLTPQAVSLLKDEGIYIVSGILAGKEEPVLQQLAEYGMRVLETKEEENWVVIVAQKK; encoded by the coding sequence ATGAGCTACGCGGAAGTACGAGTACTGACCAAAGAGGAGTCGGTTGAAGCCATCTGCAATATTCTACATGAGACAGGAGCCAATGGTGTTGTGATTGAAGATCCAGAAGTCCTGAACCGTACATGGGAGAGTACCTACGGGGAAATCTATGATCTATCTCCAGCAGATTACCCTGTAGAGGGGGTACTGGTGAAGGGGTATTTTGATGTACAACCGGAGCTAGAGGAGATGGTGAAGGGGATCCGCCAGGACATTCTTCAATTAAGTGAATATGGTTTGGACATTGGATCGGGGGAGGTTTCGTGGGCCATCTTACAAGATGAGGATTGGACAGCAGGATGGAAACAGCATTATCAACCTGTGCACGTCACCTCTTATCTTACCATCTCTCCCTCCTGGATCGATTATGAACAAGCTGAAGGTGAGCAGGTCATATCACTGGATCCTGGGATGGCATTTGGGACAGGAACACATCCAACGACCACATTGACAATTCAAGCGTTAGCCTCTTATATGAAGCCTGGTGTCAAAATCTATGATGTGGGCTGTGGTACAGGCATCCTTAGTATCGCTGCAGTGAAATTGGGTGCTCAGCATGTGGATGCCTTGGATTTAGACGATATCGCAGTTCAAAGCACCATCGCAAACTGTGAGCTCAATCACGTATCTCATGCAGTACATGTAAATCAAAATAATCTGCTCGATGGCTATTCAGAGCCTGTGGATTTGATTATGGCGAATCTGTTAGCCGATATTATTCTGCGGCTTACCCCGCAAGCAGTCTCACTGTTAAAGGATGAGGGAATCTATATTGTTTCAGGAATTCTTGCAGGGAAAGAAGAACCAGTCCTTCAGCAGTTGGCTGAGTATGGCATGAGGGTTCTTGAAACGAAGGAAGAAGAGAATTGGGTTGTCATCGTAGCCCAAAAGAAATAA